Proteins from a single region of Eremothecium gossypii ATCC 10895 chromosome VI, complete sequence:
- the TAF2 gene encoding transcription initiation factor TFIID subunit TAF2 (Syntenic homolog of Saccharomyces cerevisiae YCR042C (TAF2)) has product MVHVKSTPRQTAAMPYISSGSMCKVAHQRVSIDVDLSKHLVSGFTEIIIIPLIQQLEYVSFDCKNMRVKDVIVENRRIDHYVHDDPYKQFSDRYVSAASDPLRTHNGVRQSHFLRSKLAEFSEAPEDSAKSQLLIKIPSSVKITLQDTASLSSYTPITPSIRTPAQESIFSPITIRIDYELSHPHSGLHFDTASSEPQYWNCYTTNTEYNSSVSHWVPCVDLLDEKCTWELEISVPKTVREIGTTKIIGAQPQRKRKLRSREYIDDEDEDDEELEPEEETEDSPLDRDMVVVCSEFATAKESAHPTDMAKKVVSFQIFNPVAPHHVGWAVGSFAVWSLPSLQSFDEQDDEQEDQGNNIQVQDDDDIVPIQIYTLPMPDINEATVLNTTLVCQSMMDFYSKEFGSYPFSSYAILFLPTLPDNTMDFASLSLCSTRLLYPPELIDPMFTTTNTLAWALASQWSGVNITPLELNDMWCCIGMAGYMALQFTRKLMGINEFKYRLKMASEAIVAQDWEKPPMARTFNNASMPVSSISRDIDFIKLKAPMVLYILDRRMTKTERSFGMSRVLPKIYLQAMSGDLSNNSLSTAHFQYVCERVNRSKLEQFFAQWVFGSGVPVFRITQRFNKKRMVVEMGIRQVQLQELGQGHIIGKRGFHASAMDYLCHPDKQLTQIFTGSMTIRIHEADGTPYEHIVELKDVFTKLDIQYNTKYKRLKRRRKINKPIKPDGKEASIVEPLPKDEDMKILDEDNDDIVLVNCLGDTLLSREDCQHWNLTDPAIIGEDDESQQQNEAFEWIRVDADFEWICKVYINQPDYMFASQLQQDRDVEAQIESIRFFEDVVASSAVNSQVYSSILTRTVMDDRYFYGVRLEACNALSKFILKEVEPNQFSGGARHLIAIFRYYFCYENSNIQKNNDFTDFSRYFIQCAIPRFLANTRDTQGKCPTFVKRFLLELLRYNDNSGNPYSDVRYVVAIIDSVVACTLGDPEDKEYINDLLNELKRFENLDRWLPSYQLLVSKAILKQYLLLAVDGVYKYDDLENILEYTVVDHISPELEGVVHIREGLQDLCLTAFTVLLLAGGIKNKEILKYFFENMCFHGDPYIRTKLCDVLIDCLNFIALKGSLDDLDEDVESLVNSVNSSSINDRGEPSIFVEDYNSDLRVRREQHMRSSIRGLISLVRTKFEKYEPLQKILWDVLHSPLLSVYQRKRLFDLLRVMYRLEDSFFVTLPSPRDKVLIAKDMGKGIIILKREGILKVHLPPKPPTVHEAHSRGAAVPRADPAADSPKIKLSLSKKTRLASTAAAVQPAAAKRAKAPAVTKSPQRSRAPKSTVTKLGALPLRYVKIVPEKRKVDISAVPFNKSVSILKATATSCLMRIKVPKDSIQPKQT; this is encoded by the coding sequence ATGGTGCATGTTAAGTCCACACCGCGGCAAACTGCGGCAATGCCATACATTAGTTCTGGCTCTATGTGTAAAGTCGCGCATCAACGCGTGTCCATTGATGTCGATCTATCGAAACATTTAGTCAGCGGATTTACAGAGATCATTATCATTCCCTTGATACAGCAGCTGGAATACGTTTCTTTCGACTGTAAAAATATGCGAGTGAAAGATGTCATCGTTGAGAATAGGAGAATTGACCATTATGTGCATGACGATCCGTACAAGCAGTTTTCGGACAGATATGTGAGCGCGGCATCGGACCCGCTGCGCACGCACAACGGTGTGCGCCAGTCCCATTTTCTACGCTCGAAGCTTGCGGAGTTCTCGGAAGCACCGGAAGACAGTGCCAAGTCGCAACTGCTGATCAAGATTCCCTCGTCGGTTAAAATAACTTTGCAGGACACTGCGTCGCTGTCGAGTTACACACCGATAACACCATCAATAAGGACGCCCGCCCAGGAGTCGATATTCAGTCCAATCACTATCCGAATTGACTATGAGCTTAGCCATCCCCACTCAGGTTTACACTTTGACACCGCCTCTAGTGAACCGCAATACTGGAACTGCTATACGACAAACACAGAATACAACTCTTCAGTTTCACACTGGGTGCCATGCGTTGATTTGCTTGATGAGAAGTGCACTTGGGAGCTAGAAATCAGCGTCCCAAAGACGGTAAGAGAAATCGGCACGACCAAAATCATTGGTGCGCAGCCTCAAAGGAAACGGAAACTACGCAGCCGCGAATATATAGATGACGAGGATGAAGATGATGAAGAACTAGAACCGGAGGAAGAAACCGAAGACTCGCCACTGGATCGTGATATGGTTGTCGTTTGTTCAGAGTTTGCGACAGCCAAAGAATCGGCACATCCCACTGATATGGCCAAAAAAGTCGTTAGTTTCCAAATATTTAATCCAGTTGCACCGCATCATGTTGGATGGGCAGTTGGGTCATTTGCTGTTTGGAGTCTTCCCTCGTTACAATCATTTGACGAACAGGACGATGAACAGGAGGACCAAGGGAATAATATACAAGTTCAGGATGACGATGATATTGTACCCATACAGATTTACACATTACCAATGCCGGATATCAACGAGGCAACCGTTCTAAATACAACACTAGTTTGCCAGAGTATGATGGACTTTTATTCAAAGGAGTTTGGTTCCTATCCATTTTCATCTTATGCAATACTTTTCCTGCCAACGCTTCCGGATAACACCATGGACTTTGCTAGCTTGAGTTTATGCAGCACAAGGCTTCTTTATCCTCCGGAACTCATAGACCCAATGTTCACCACTACAAATACTCTTGCGTGGGCGCTCGCTTCTCAGTGGTCTGGCGTGAATATTACACCATTAGAACTTAACGATATGTGGTGTTGCATTGGCATGGCCGGTTATATGGCCTTGCAGTTTACAAGGAAGCTGATGGGGATCAACGAATTCAAATATCGGCTCAAAATGGCTTCAGAGGCCATTGTCGCGCAGGATTGGGAAAAACCGCCGATGGCCCGAACATTTAACAATGCATCAATGCCTGTGTCTAGCATTTCTCGAGATATCGACTTCATCAAACTAAAAGCCCCCATGGTGCTTTATATACTTGATCGTCGTATGACGAAGACGGAGAGGTCCTTTGGTATGTCAAGGGTATTACCAAAAATATATTTGCAGGCTATGTCAGGCGATCTTTCCAATAATTCCTTATCGACAGCGCATTTCCAATACGTTTGTGAACGAGTTAACCGAAGTAAGCTGGAGCAGTTCTTTGCTCAATGGGTCTTCGGTTCGGGAGTCCCCGTGTTCCGTATAACACAAAGATTCAATAAAAAGCGTATGGTTGTCGAAATGGGTATACGACAGGTGCAGTTACAAGAGCTTGGCCAAGGACACATAATTGGTAAACGAGGGTTTCATGCAAGTGCCATGGACTATTTGTGTCACCCGGATAAACAGTTGACTCAAATATTTACCGGATCAATGACCATAAGAATCCATGAAGCGGATGGCACACCATATGAACATATTGTTGAGTTAAAGGATGTATTCACCAAATTGGATATTCAGTACAACACCAAATACAAACGTCTGAAAAGAAGACGCAAGATCAACAAGCCAATCAAGCCAGATGGAAAAGAGGCGAGCATCGTCGAACCTCTTCCCAAGGATGAAGATATGAAAATTTTGGATGAAGATAATGACGATATCGTGCTGGTGAATTGCCTGGGAGATACATTGCTTTCGAGGGAGGATTGTCAGCATTGGAATCTTACAGACCCAGCTATCATCGGAGAAGACGACGAGTCCCAGCAGCAGAACGAAGCGTTCGAATGGATTAGAGTTGATGCTGATTTTGAATGGATTTGCAAAGTTTATATTAATCAGCCAGACTACATGTTTGCgtcgcagctgcagcaggacAGGGATGTTGAAGCGCAAATTGAGAGTATAAGGTTTTTTGAAGATGTTGTTGCTAGCAGTGCCGTTAATTCCCAAGTTTACTCTTCCATTTTGACACGAACGGTAATGGATGATAGATATTTTTACGGTGTTAGGCTGGAAGCTTGCAACGCCCTTTCAAAGTTTATATTAAAAGAAGTTGAACCCAATCAGTTCAGTGGTGGTGCGAGACATTTAATAGCTATCTTTCGGTATTATTTTTGCTATGAAAACTCGAATATTCAGAAGAACAATGACTTCACGGATTTTTCTCGTTATTTTATCCAGTGCGCTATTCCGCGCTTTCTTGCAAATACGCGTGATACACAAGGTAAATGCCCCACCTTTGTAAAGCGCTTCCTGTTGGAATTGCTCAGATACAACGACAATAGCGGTAACCCATACAGCGATGTGAGATACGTTGTGGCAATTATTGACAGTGTGGTTGCGTGTACTCTAGGTGACCCTGAAGATAAAGAATACATTAATGACTTATTAAATGAACTAAAGCGATTTGAAAACCTAGACCGATGGCTCCCCTCATATCAGCTACTAGTCAGTAAAGCCATCTTGAAGCAATATCTCTTGCTCGCTGTCGATGGCGTGTACAAATACGACGACTTGGAAAACATTTTAGAGTACACGGTCGTGGATCACATCAGTCCTGAGTTGGAGGGTGTGGTTCACATACGGGAGGGTCTCCAGGATCTGTGCTTAACAGCTTTCACAGTCCTCCTCCTAGCTGGCGGGATCAAGAATAAAGAAATTCTCAAGTACTTTTTTGAGAACATGTGCTTCCACGGGGACCCATACATACGCACGAAGCTGTGCGACGTTCTGATAGACTGTCTGAACTTCATTGCACTCAAGGGCAGTCTGGATGACCTTGACGAAGACGTTGAGTCCCTGGTAAATTCCGTCAATTCTAGTTCCATTAACGACCGGGGCGAACCCTCCATATTTGTGGAAGACTATAACAGTGACCTGCGCGTGCGACGTGAGCAGCATATGCGCTCTAGCATCCGTGGCCTGATATCCCTCGTCCGCACGAAGTTCGAGAAGTATGAGCCTCTCCAAAAGATACTCTGGGACGTCCTTCACTCGCCGCTGCTGAGCGTTTACCAGCGCAAACGCCTCTTCGATCTTCTCCGCGTTATGTACCGCCTGGAAGACTCTTTCTTCGTCACGCTCCCCTCGCCCCGCGACAAAGTCCTTATTGCAAAAGACATGGGTAAGGGCATCATCATTCTCAAGCGCGAGGGCATCCTCAAGGTTCATCTGCCGCCGAAGCCCCCTACTGTTCATGAAGCCCACTcccgcggcgccgcagtTCCCCGTGCAGACCCCGCAGCCGATTCCCCCAAGATCAAGCTCAGCCTTTCGAAGAAAACCCGACTTGCcagcaccgccgccgctgtCCAGCCCGCTGCAGCAAAGCGGGCGAAGGCGCCGGCCGTGACCAAGTCCCCCCAGCGCTCTCGCGCTCCGAAATCTACTGTTACTAAGCTTGGCGCACTGCCATTAAGGTATGTTAAGATAGTTCCCGAAAAGAGAAAGGTCGACATCTCTGCCGTTCCCTTCAACAAGAGTGTCTCTATCCTAAAGGCAACCGCGACGTCATGCTTAATGAGGATCAAGGTTCCAAAGGACAGTATCCAACCGAAACAGACATAG
- the TOF1 gene encoding Tof1p (Syntenic homolog of Saccharomyces cerevisiae YNL273W (TOF1)), giving the protein MEEMVSQNTEGDKSIDDHWQTEGAETQPGLHETFPLGVLKARVALLATAIGGPDHTSEQEAAPYKLGDDCLACLKDLKRWFVLVDQKQKRWDVASAAAEFRILEEDLIPILVQWEQKMSQGIKQSKVSGLPLSECIKNKQYHGKIALNAFQLMVWMTWPMTLNEESSKNQVHHYSGLKKHQLAYKKAILQAHGGKVVKAAVRIATEVIKIDRLDRSVQDNSLIRLVLNFLRNILAIEPGEVTVSAKQLSKSRNINTSDMLPPNISVDDICLNSVVSVFKKFKVFPFLLTISSSMGHEFEAEYVCLPLLEVAFYLTKDIDPHLLSLKADNPPQSLQNCGNKVSNGQGVVSGQLGMELIHLLDKERHHKMSQIRSSSTRHSRFGGFFSIQTPNNGRLTISNGHSALDHDLALNNIDKKKKWNKTTRNTAEAVQGIPVGVLNGEFNLTFLSHDNRSCLKWFLANFVDSSFNILLKNLIDYFTADEFNQQILQKLQFLLFYAWFLKFERDRCQKGETDGIFVSEALQDTSHILIIKFLREAHELKKWPLVHAAMLAITELLNYLDVLGEDWEEDVVGIYTKIFSNERLKLFSTIPRTASRHSLHYVKACINMNHAIMTTLERFNKNNKDLIIKGFRKRMITRFIVKEGKTTSGDVNGNKNGQDTTRDADEDAISSDEETNMISARLDFKKVLDAYFNGTVIDTYIFYLKHFTELTEEDIKRVLYFLNHILCSNEESFLFRVDFMIVLKEMLAPGGLSVTGHTRIRINEFSDHFMAKLKRKLEKSPFWYINILFPNLHDRELGYYLRYGQQRPNTQSIHKVVAPTMFKHIEGEENMSEQQLKDLKIGVLVSTLLDDGKNHFVEEINRIFKLVVEGYEKHYQNNERSATLHYPRVDFRSDMFDMKRALLFDSDLRALMTTLGYHVADTEVEPCYIGGIFYFPDLSSALNSLEQYMAIPFHTPNGLPSSSYLLRSIDYKSGVDADAKVGEAMRIDQFSDEMADMALSENANRYFEDLNRMEERLEGKQIPRGTAKKRSAIKPKSRKSQPTGIGGIDDDTPVINKSKRKKQLFLSNEFIMDSDDEEELVASPIFYENEIYLRFILNKYQGNLPSHLFSVFSRFANERGRMAGAVVGDYTDLFNGPVPSIEELKSMENSTTHHGLKEILQLQPRDHLSLSPNNENNSAHSSENLSSDSENDNITNDIPLSDSEYNSSNSSQYANTAKTSIIDPPSSKTSLLKLALTHEADVESEDDFIPRKRARKVRLEDGEEY; this is encoded by the coding sequence ATGGAAGAAATGGTTTCTCAGAATACCGAGGGTGATAAATCGATTGATGATCATTGGCAAACGGAGGGTGCAGAGACACAACCTGGTTTGCACGAGACTTTCCCGCTTGGTGTTTTAAAAGCACGCGTAGCGCTGCTGGCGACTGCAATCGGAGGTCCGGACCACACTTCGGAACAGGAAGCTGCTCCATACAAGCTTGGTGATGATTGTTTGGCGTGCTTGAAGGATCTGAAAAGGTGGTTTGTGTTAGTAGACCAGAAACAGAAGCGATGGGATGTCGCGTCAGCTGCAGCGGAATTCCGGATCCTTGAAGAAGACCTGATCCCAATCCTCGTTCAATGGGAGCAAAAAATGTCGCAAGGCATTAAACAGAGCAAGGTCTCTGGACTGCCGCTTTCAGAATGTATTAAGAATAAACAGTATCATGGGAAGATAGCTTTGAACGCGTTTCAGCTGATGGTGTGGATGACATGGCCCATGACACTGAATGAAGAGTCCTCAAAAAACCAAGTACACCACTATTCAGGATTAAAGAAGCACCAATTGGCTTATAAGAAAGCCATATTGCAGGCACACGGTGGTAAAGTAGTGAAGGCTGCGGTTAGGATCGCCACAGAGGTTATAAAGATTGATCGTTTAGATCGCTCAGTTCAGGATAACTCTCTCATACGGCTTGTGCTGAACTTTCTACGTAATATATTGGCAATTGAACCGGGCGAAGTCACAGTCAGCGCAAAACAGCTCTCGAAAAGTAGGAATATCAATACATCGGATATGCTACCTCCAAATATTTCGGTAGATGATATATGCTTGAATTCTGTGGTTTCCGTGTTTAAAAAGTTTAAGGTATTTCCCTTCTTATTGACTATCTCCAGCTCTATGGGCCATGAGTTTGAAGCCGAATACGTCTGCCTCCCACTGCTTGAGGTTGCGTTCTATTTGACGAAAGATATTGACCCTCATCTACTGAGTTTGAAGGCCGATAATCCCCCCCAATCTTTGCAAAACTGCGGAAATAAAGTGTCAAATGGGCAAGGTGTTGTATCAGGCCAACTTGGTATGGAGTTAATCCATCTCTTAGACAAGGAACGCCACCATAAAATGTCTCAAATTCGATCGTCATCTACAAGACACTCAAGATTTGGTGGGTTTTTCTCTATACAGACACCTAATAATGGCAGGCTGACTATATCCAATGGCCATAGTGCACTGGATCATGATCTTGCTTTAAACAATATTGATAAGAAGAAAAAGTGGAATAAAACAACTCGGAATACAGCCGAGGCAGTACAAGGCATCCCAGTAGGGGTTTTAAATGGTGAATTTAATTTAACGTTTTTGTCGCACGATAACCGCAGTTGTTTGAAGTGGTTTTTGGCGAATTTTGTGGATTCTTCTTTTAACATTTTGCTTAAGAATCTGATAGATTACTTCACGGCGGATGAGTTCAACCAGCAGATTCTACAGAAACTTCAGTTTCTCCTATTTTATGCGTGGTTTTTGAAGTTTGAGAGAGATAGATGTCAAAAAGGAGAAACTGATGGCATATTTGTATCAGAGGCTCTCCAGGATACATCACACATATTAATCATAAAATTCTTGCGAGAAGCACATGAATTAAAAAAATGGCCATTGGTACACGCCGCAATGTTGGCTATAACAGAGTTATTGAACTACCTCGACGTATTGGGGGAAGACTGGGAGGAGGATGTGGTTGGAATTTACACTAAGATTTTCAGTAACGAAAGACTGAAGCTGTTCTCCACCATTCCAAGAACTGCTTCAAGGCATTCACTTCACTATGTCAAAGCTTGCATTAACATGAATCACGCAATTATGACCACTTTGGAAAGATTCAATAAAAATAATAAAGATCTCATTATCAAGGGCTTTCGTAAACGTATGATTACTAGATTTATTGTTAAAGAGGGAAAGACCACTTCAGGTGATGTCAATGGAAACAAAAACGGGCAAGATACTACCCGCGACGCGGATGAAGATGCGATTTCATCAGACGAAGAGACAAATATGATAAGTGCTCGACTCGACTTTAAAAAGGTTCTGGATGCATACTTTAATGGCACAGTAATTGACACTTACATTTTTTACTTAAAGCATTTTACCGAGTTGACTGAAGAAGATATCAAGAGGGTGCTGTATTTTCTAAACCATATCCTTTGTTCAAATGAAGAATCTTTCCTCTTTAGGGTTGACTTTATGATCGTTTTGAAGGAAATGCTCGCTCCAGGAGGTTTGAGCGTAACGGGACACACAAGGATTAGAATTAATGAGTTCTCTGACCATTTTATGGCGAAACTGAAGAGGAAGCTTGAAAAATCACCATTTTGGTATATTAATATCTTATTTCCTAATCTTCATGATCGCGAGTTGGGTTATTACCTAAGATATGGACAACAGCGGCCTAACACTCAGAGCATTCACAAGGTCGTTGCCCCGACTATGTTTAAACACATCGAAGGCGAGGAAAATATGTCAGAGCAACAACTGAAGGATCTGAAGATAGGAGTACTAGTTTCTACTTTACTTGATGATGGCAAGAATCATTTTGTTGAGGAGATAAACCGCATATTCAAGCTTGTAGTTGAGGGATACGAGAAACATTATCAAAACAATGAACGCTCAGCTACGTTACATTATCCACGCGTTGATTTTAGAAGCGATATGTTTGATATGAAACGTGCACTACTTTTTGATAGTGATCTAAGGGCATTAATGACAACATTGGGTTACCACGTTGCTGACACTGAAGTTGAACCATGCTACATAGGTGGCATATTCTACTTTCCGGATTTGAGCTCTGCATTAAACTCACTGGAACAATATATGGCAATCCCATTCCATACACCGAATGGCCTACCTTCTTCTTCCTACTTATTACGGTCAATTGATTATAAGTCGGGAGTCGATGCCGATGCTAAAGTTGGGGAAGCTATGCGTATCGATCAATTTTCGGATGAAATGGCTGATATGGCTCTCAGCGAAAATGCCAACCGTTATTTCGAGGATTTGAACCGCATGGAAGAGCGACTTGAAGGTAAACAAATACCTCGTGGCACCGCGAAAAAGCGATCTGCTATTAAACCCAAATCGAGGAAATCCCAACCCACGGGAATTGGTGGTATCGATGATGATACTCCCGTTATAAACAAAAGCAAAAGGAAGAAACAATTATTCCTGAGCAACGAATTCATTATGGACTCTGATGACGAAGAAGAACTCGTGGCTAGTCCAATTTTCTATGAAAATGAGATTTACCTGAGGTTCATTCTTAATAAATACCAAGGCAATCTACCATCTCATTTATTCTCAGTATTTTCCCGCTTTGCAAATGAGAGAGGAAGAATGGCCGGTGCTGTTGTCGGAGACTATACAGATCTGTTCAATGGCCCCGTGCCCTCTATTGAAGAGCTGAAAAGCATGGAAAATAGTACAACACACCATGGATTGAAAGAGATTCTGCAACTACAGCCTCGTGATCATTTATCATTATCTCCAAATAATGAAAACAATTCTGCGCACAGTAGTGAAAATTTGTCAAGTGATTCAGAAAATGACAACATTACCAATGACATACCTCTTTCTGATTCTGAGTATAATTCTTCTAACTCTTCACAATATGCTAATACAGCAAAGACCTCTATAATTGATCCTCCTTCTTCCAAAACGTCATTATTGAAATTAGCTTTGACGCATGAAGCTGATGTTGAATCTGAGGATGATTTTATACCACGTAAACGAGCTCGTAAGGTCAGACTAGAAGATGGTGAGGAATATTGA
- the SLP1 gene encoding Slp1p (Non-syntenic homolog of Saccharomyces cerevisiae YOR154W (SLP1)): MRASSICDIVLAVWLLPLSQTVAQVVQRENDWQSIEASRAGMFGNSVQGGCDGVCEPQEGPVTAIMNMWENVDASPIPERPEMTDIDLVPPGKQTGNAFSFTSRGSAEAGVGAPTVWSPQLTGCGDHSRSYSQAVASEPVSAESSQLASQAPEVLEEFSLREADEEGDLHNETEFLPFDEWKRIKLDEEKRASVHSETHTRTRIPVDYNRADALGDEMEIDVGMFTSMEDDEPEGKLYHEKFNYASLDCAASIVKTNSEAQGASSILYENKDKYLLNPCSAVNKFVVIELCQDILVEEIEMANYEFFSSTFQNVRFSVSDRFPVPKNGWKVLGEFTAVNSRDIQKFGIPNPKIWARYLRVEILSHYGNEFYCPISVVRTHGKTMMEEFKLAQSVGNSQESEVLQPAPDRILNSTLHNASFLCTGSHHNNNGGPLSFSSNNVSVELFADDMASQCRAALPPLRFEEFIDGFDDISCGQKHSKSMNFTGTISNSATEESIFKNIMKRLTTLETNATLSILYIEEQSRLLSKSFYSLEKNHAKKFDSLVSIFNETMMHNLETLNVFAKQLKDSSMHLLEEQKLSTDQFTSMTIQRLDMMERDARFQKRMVYLILVAVAALLVYVLLTREAYIDDYMEDDGWYLDSPPLQKAKDKLMRKAARAVSTPTIFKNFQDDIAPMKIRRNPSFSSSSSISDVSQYLIDNDDDSVFLGRPRTYSKLLAADENEIDIDEIMTHSSDNSDVSHGMDRLLDADGTEVSSRESSDGEPK; the protein is encoded by the coding sequence ATGAGAGCAAGCAGTATATGCGATATAGTTTTAGCTGTATGGCTGCTGCCATTATCACAAACAGTGGCACAAGTAGTGCAGCGAGAGAATGACTGGCAGTCAATAGAGGCCAGCAGAGCAGGCATGTTCGGGAACAGCGTGCAAGGCGGGTGTGATGGAGTTTGCGAGCCACAGGAGGGCCCTGTAACTGCGATTATGAATATGTGGGAGAATGTGGACGCGTCGCCCATCCCTGAGCGCCCTGAGATGACAGACATCGACCTGGTTCCACCGGGCAAGCAGACGGGGAACGCATTCAGCTTTACTAGCCGAGGCAGTGCGGAGGCAGGCGTGGGCGCTCCGACTGTGTGGTCCCCGCAACTGACGGGGTGCGGGGACCACTCGCGCTCGTACAGTCAGGCGGTAGCCTCTGAGCCAGTTTCAGCAGAGAGCTCGCAACTTGCATCACAGGCTCCCGAAGTGCTTGAGGAATTTAGTCTGCGCGAAGCGGATGAAGAGGGTGATCTGCATAATGAAACGGAGTTCCTTCCGTTTGACGAGTGGAAGCGGATTAAGCTCGATGAGGAGAAACGAGCTAGTGTTCATTCGGAAACTCACACACGGACCCGCATACCTGTGGACTATAACCGTGCGGATGCTCTTGGGGATGAGATGGAGATAGACGTGGGGATGTTTACGTCGATGGAAGACGATGAACCCGAAGGCAAGTTGTATCATGAGAAATTTAACTATGCGTCGCTGGATTGTGCCGCGTCCATCGTTAAGACGAATTCCGAGGCGCAAGGAGCCTCTTCCATCTTGTATGAGAATAAGGACAAGTATCTTTTGAATCCATGTTCAGCTGTGAATAAGTTTGTGGTTATTGAACTCTGCCAAGATATCTTGGTGGAGGAAATTGAGATGGCCAACTACGAGTTTTTCTCATCCACCTTTCAAAACGTACGATTTTCTGTCTCGGATCGGTTTCCAGTTCCTAAAAACGGGTGGAAAGTTTTGGGGGAGTTTACTGCGGTCAATAGCAGGGATATACAGAAGTTTGGAATTCCCAACCCCAAGATTTGGGCTCGGTATCTACGAGTGGAAATATTGTCTCATTACGGAAACGAGTTCTACTGCCCGATATCTGTGGTGCGCACTCACGGTAAGACTATGATGGAAGAATTCAAGTTAGCGCAGAGTGTAGGGAACAGTCAGGAATCGGAAGTTCTACAGCCCGCTCCAGACCGAATTTTGAACTCCACCTTGCATAATGCTTCCTTTTTGTGTACTGGCTCGCATCACAATAATAATGGAGGACCACTAAGTTTTTCAAGCAACAATGTCTCCGTAGAGCTGTTCGCAGATGATATGGCTTCCCAGTGTCGCGCTGCACTCCCTCCCCTCCGGTTTGAGGAGTTCATCGACGGTTTTGATGACATCTCCTGCGGCCAGAAACATTCCAAATCAATGAACTTCACGGGAACCATCTCCAATTCTGCTACTGAAGAGTCAATATTCAAGAACATAATGAAGCGGCTCACCACCCTAGAAACAAACGCTACACTTTCCATTCTTTACATTGAGGAACAAAGTAGATTGCTATCCAAGTCATTCTATTCATTAGAAAAAAACCATGCCAAGAAGTTTGATTCTCTAGTCTCAATCTTCAATGAAACTATGATGCATAACCTTGAGACCCTAAACGTTTTTGCCAAGCAACTTAAAGACTCGTCTATGCACCTTCTGGAAGAACAAAAGCTAAGCACTGACCAATTTACCTCTATGACTATCCAGCGCCTAGATATGATGGAACGAGACGCGAGATTTCAGAAGAGGATGGTTTACTTAATCCTAGTCGCTGTTGCTGCGTTATTAGTCTATGTCTTGTTAACGCGCGAGGCGTACATTGACGATTATATGGAAGATGACGGTTGGTATTTGGACTCGCCACCCTTGCAGAAGGCCAAGGACAAACTCATGCGGAAGGCCGCACGGGCAGTTTCGACACCCACAATTTTTAAGAACTTCCAGGACGACATTGCGCCAATGAAGATTAGGCGTAACCCTTCCTTTTCCTCCTCTTCTAGCATTTCAGACGTCTCGCAGTACTTGATTGACAACGACGACGACAGCGTCTTTCTAGGACGCCCCAGGACTTACTCAAAGCTGCTGGCAGCCGACGAGAATGAAATAGACATCGATGAAATAATGACCCACTCTAGTGATAactccgatgtttcacatGGTATGGATAGGCTGCTAGATGCCGATGGAACTGAAGTCTCTTCTCGCGAGTCCAGTGATGGAGAGCCCAAGTGA